A segment of the Stigmatopora nigra isolate UIUO_SnigA chromosome 15, RoL_Snig_1.1, whole genome shotgun sequence genome:
CATTACTCTTTCCTGAAAGGCTTACTCCCTGCTTCGTATACATTCCCTTTTTTACACACAACACATTCGCGCCGTTGTTTTCACCAATTATACCAAATAAGTTGTCATTTTGTATCGAGTTGGCAAAGGCGCAAACTATTGAATCGCCCCAAGGTGGCAGCACAATCTTCTGCAATCCTAAGTGGTGGCAAAGCTTCCTCCATAGCGGGAGCTCATGATTATGCATCTGTATCATGGTTACATGCTCGGATACTCATTACTGTGAGTGTTGACTTAGCGGGGGCAATATCACCTGTGGGGCCTGCATGCGTTTAACTGTAATCTTCCTTTCTCATCTAACCCatctttcaaaataatgttttttttttaaagcacaagTGTTTTGATTCTGAACTAGCAGGTGCGACCGGCAAACCCGGTGCCCCCTGCTTGTGATTGTTAAAAGTCATGTGTGAAGTGAAGATGATGATTTAGTGGTTGACAGCTTTATTCCATTTGGgtcaatcttttcttttttgttcaaatatggTTTTGTACAAGGACATGACACCAAGATTGCCATATTCGATGGCTATAACCATTTTGTCATCAATCTCGGGGCCACTGTTTCAAATTGTGAGCCATATTCaaaattttaaactaaattaCAAGTATAGTgtgaggttagattaaacttatttttgagtttgcatattctaagttcatttaaattagtttgttacgTGCACGTTGCCGTTTAAAACGTATGGATTCCTCTTGCAAAAGCACTTGCTTTGTCTGATTTGTGACAAATGCGAGCTGTCGCGCAAGAGGATATAAAATTCGCCACTGTGGGTGAGATGACAGTTCAATACACTTTCTGTTGTCTCAATCAGTGACGAGACAAAGTTGTCTCCTCCTGTTGCCTCAACTTTTGACATTTCAACTGTACCTCAAGAATTGTCTGGTCAGCAGGAGTAGCCTGTGTATTTTTTGGCGATAAAGGAACATGGTGATGGGGAGTTCACTACTGTTTCTTTTTTGCACAAATATGGTTTTGTACAAGGACACGACACCAAGATTGCCATATTCAATGGCTATGACCATCCGCTGTAAGATCGCGCGTAGCGCGCAATTCTGGGGAAAATGCTTCCTCACCGAGGCTCCCGGTAGGCCGGCCCGCCCGCCCAGGGCCCTCTGTTTTTAGATAGGGACGAAGGCATCCGCTGTAAGGTCGCCCGGGGCTCGCGTTTCTGAAAAAATCCACCCTCCCTGAGGCTCCTGGCCGTACAGCCCCCTGGGAGAGCTCTATTATCTGATTAGAGCGATGGCCTCTGCCACTTTCCTTCAGAGCTAAGTGACTCCCACCTtctgagggttttttttgccaCTAGTAGTGTGAATTGTgacatttataaatgttttaatttaaaataatttgtggTGGTGAAGGGTGGCCATATCGCATATTCCAGAGCAGCGAACCTCCGTCGAACCCATTTCAGGAGTATCCTTGTTCCATTTCCCTTTTACTGAGTATATCCAGAGTGAATGTGATTCACGCAAAatttatataaaatgtaaaaaaaaaaaaataataaaaaagggtACCGTAGGACAATTTAAGTCACACacattatcatgtttttacattaattgaaagtgttttttgcaaactattattCGAGTTTATCTGTGTTTGGGTCTTTGTTGattttacagtcagtaattccGTGTGTCACTCAAAAGTCTCACTTAAATGTTGTGCAAATGTCAGTCCTTATAACATGGGAGATTTAATAGAATACAAACCAATAAGCTTATGCGAGTTTCTGGGTTTCATGTTAGAATTTTCATTGCATCTGATACTCGAGATTATTGCATTGCCCAACCAAATTCCCTCCTGCTGCAGGCCTATCTCTACAGTATGAGCTAGTTCATTAATTAAACATCATTTATTGTGGCAACTACGCGTACTCTGCACCAATCTGGTTGGTTCTCGCGAGATTTAATGCCGGGCTTATTGACCTAACTGTTGCAACCTGGGTTTAACCTATGTGTCTACTACTTTTGTCCAAGGTGCCAAGAACCTTTACATCATCTCCGTGAAAGGTATTAAGGGGCGCCTTAATCGTCTCCCTGCAGCTGGAGTAGGTGATATGGTGATGGCGACAGTCAAGAAAGGCAAGCCTGAGCTCAGGAAGAAGGGTGAGTTCAATTTTGCCATGaataaatgactttttgttgttgtctgttTTTACATTGTCAGGGTGGTCGACAGGctggaatatttagggatttatGAATTTACCAGCGTATTGGAGAAATGTGGGACGATCTAAGCAAAGGGGGGAACTTAATTCTGCAAGTTTGACAACCAATTGGGCCAATGACCAGTGATGTAATGTAggggtggtaaaaaaaaatgtagtgattgccttaaaaaaaaattctcgaTTTTGTCACAATTGTTTCCGAACCGTTGTGCCACGAGTAATGGCCGTGTAGCAGAAAGTATATACCAAAAAATCATACATGTTAATAGGGCTGTCTAGGATGAGCATTGCTAGCAATAGAGGATGAAATGGAGCACGAACGCAAAAGGACATTAACATGGCCAAAATGAGCGATTATGAGAAGCAGGACAACACTGAGCTgatccactaaaagatccaagtaaATTCTTCCTGGTGTTTtctttctaattttattttatttttaaatgccttGTAGATACCTATGCACCGAGAGCAGCCTTATTGTTAATGTGCTGAACCCACTGTCatcatttgaggacagcctgtaaGATTTTTCTAACTTGTTATTTGGGTGTTTCCCCATTCTATGTAAAGGTTCTGCAAACGTTGCAGAAATCTTAAAGCTTTGGGTTCAGTTCATACaacttgttttaatttttgtacCCAATTGTAAGGCAAATTTAGACTTTCTTTTTGAGtggctgaaaatagtctgcttgccaatggtgatgatTTCTTAGGTTGATTTCCTTTATATAATATTGCACAgcaatttttgattgaaattaaactttataaaaataaagaagatgCATTTCAAAGTTTCTGCAGATTTTATGTTGTTGGGGGGTATCTTTACTGcacaacagaaaaacaaaaatactttttacagtttaatttatattctcttttctgAAGGTAACAGTTACTTTCATAATTTAATAATGAGggaagtaatttatttacttaagtttcaaattagaaagaaaaaaagttgtggtatgatttttttttttttttttctaatcacaaaaaaaatgttttgtcatatGGCCCAGCTTACCTTAAGTAGTCTTTGTCATATCCAATGTTCTTTTAGGCACTTTAATCTGCTTAACCTTCAACCACCCTATGAACTGGCTATGCACTACAGTAATCCTTCGATTATTGTTTCATTCTTCTCCATTACCCACTGCAAATTTGACATTAAGGTCATGCCTTGTAATTGTTTAAAATGCTTTCTGTTTGTGCGTTACTCTTTTCACCATAGTGCATCCTGCTGTTGTGATCCGGCAGAGAAAATCATATCGAAGGAAAGACGGGGTCTTTCTCTACTTTGAGGACAATGCAGGTGTCATTGTTAATAATAAAGGAGAAATGAAAGGTAAGCTGTTTCCAATACTATATTTTTGTGATCAATGAACAAGGTTCATATACATATCATTTTATGTACCTTTTGTCTTCCAGAAATTATATCTAagatcttattttttaaattaataaaagaaATATTCTCCTAGTTATGATCTTTATCtaaatttttaaattacaaaaatatggaaatcccgcacttatttattttttgggatggGCTTTCTTTTGTGTATGACTAATTGAAAATatggacattttaaaatgtataatgcAGTGGATGGATAGTCTCTTGTGCATGAAatgatcttttaaaaaaaaaggcaacacaTCCCTGTAATTCTAATTCCACAGATGGAAAAGTGGGGCAAATGTGGGAAGGTACTGGGATATAAAGGCCTGGTGTTTGGCATGGTATTCTTGTTTGCTCAGCCATTGGATGTACCGTTAtttcacgactattcggcgGATCG
Coding sequences within it:
- the rpl23 gene encoding large ribosomal subunit protein uL14, encoding MSKRGRGGSSGAKFRISLGLPVGAVINCADNTGAKNLYIISVKGIKGRLNRLPAAGVGDMVMATVKKGKPELRKKVHPAVVIRQRKSYRRKDGVFLYFEDNAGVIVNNKGEMKGSAITGPVAKECADLWPRIASNAGSIA